A single Muntiacus reevesi chromosome 9, mMunRee1.1, whole genome shotgun sequence DNA region contains:
- the LOC136174469 gene encoding olfactory receptor 4C46-like, which translates to MENRNNVTEFILLGLTQNPKMQKIIFVVFLVVYIISMAGNVFTMVAITTSSLLGSPMYFFLAHLSFIDACYSCADTPKLVIDSLYEKKTSTFKGCTNQIFWEHFLAGIDIILLTVMAYDRYVAICKPLHYSTIMNRRLCWLLVGVAWMGGFLHGLIQILFIFRLPFCGPNVIDHFMCDLTPLLKLACTDTHTLGLFVAANSGVLCLLNFLLLAGSYVVILRSLRTKSSEARRRALSTCVSHMTAVAIFFVPCIFVYMRPAVMLPVDKSVAVFYTMITPMLNPLIYTLRNAQLKTAVRKWFSRKVISGEK; encoded by the coding sequence ATGGAAAACAGGAACAATGTGACAGAGTTTATTCTActgggactcacacagaatccaaagatgcagaaaatcatatttgttgtgtttttggttGTCTACATCATCTCTATGGCAGGAAATGTATTCACCATGGTCGCCATCACTACCAGCTCATTACTGGGGTCCCCAATGTACTTCTTTCTGGctcatctctcttttattgatGCCTGCTATTCCTGTGCTGATACCCCTAAACTGGTCATAGATTCACTCTATGAAAAGAAAACCAGTACTTTCAAAGGATGCACAAATCAAATCTTTTGGGAACATTTCCTCGCAGGTATTGATATTATCCTGctcactgtgatggcctatgaccgctatgtggccatctgcaagcccctgcACTATTCAACCATCATGAATCGAAGGTTATGCTGGTTGCTAGTGGGAGTGGCATGGATGGGAGGCTTTCTTCACGGACTCATCcagatcctcttcatcttcaggtTGCCCTTCTGCGGCCCTAATGTCATAGATCACTTCATGTGTGACCTGACCCCTTTGCTCAAACTTGCCTGCACTGACACCCACACTCTAGGGCTCTTTGTCGCTGCCAACAGCGGTGTTCTCTGTCTGCTGAACTTCCTTCTCTTGGCTGGCTCCTATGTGGTCATTCTGCGCTCCCTGAGGACCAAAAGCTCGGAGGCCAGACGCAGAGCCCTCTCCACTTGTGTCTCCCACATGACAGCCGTTGCCATATTCTTTGTGCCCTGCATATTTGTATACATGAGACCTGCAGTTATGTTGCCTGTCGATAAATCAGTTGCTGTATTCTACACGATGATAACCCCCATGTTAAACCCTTTAATCTATACCTTGAGGAATGCCCAGTTGAAAACTGCCGTTAGGAAATGGTTTAGTAGGAAAGTTATTTcaggtgaaaaataa